The following is a genomic window from Niabella soli DSM 19437.
ATTATGTAGTGATGGCAATTATTGTGCTGGTTACGGTGCCTGTTGTAATTAAAATTATACGAAGATTCAAAAAGGAAAAACAATCTCCTGATGCAGGTATTTAATCTTCTTTTTGTAAAGGGAACCATATTGAAGCAACTCCATCTGATATCTTCTAAATTTATACCTGATTTCCTTTTTTGAGTCCAGGTAATCCGGCAATATATTTTTTTTGTTGTAGTATGTTATTAATAGTGTATCTTCAGCAACGCAATAGCACATAAAGTAATTTAAATTTTCTACGGTTCTTATTTCTCTGACTTTTTGTATTCCTGTCTCTTTCCGCTTTCATTCACGCAGTTTAACCAAAATCAATCATAAATAACGGTTGGGTTTCAATAGGGAAGCCTGATAACAGAATTGGGGGAGTTGGGTATTTCTTCAGTCCTCCGAGTGTTTTGATCACTATTTGAATTTGATACCATGTATTTTTAAAAGACAGCACCGGGCTCACATGCAGTTTAGCTGGATGAATGAAGCCCATATTATCAGGCATAATCGTTGAACAATAATTATGCACTTATAAACCATTGATCATTATAAACAAACCTGTTACGTCACAAACCTTCCCGATAAATATATTTACTTATATGACATCCGAACAAATAGGCAGCGTCATAAAAAAACAAAACCGACCCGTATTCGAGATCTGGTTTAAAAGTCGTTCTTCAATTAAAGGGCTATTTATACAAACAACAGACTATAATGAATTAAAGCTGAAAAATTTTTGGCGGATTGTAGATGAAAGCAGGATTGCTGAATATGACAAGACCGGAAATAAAGATCTGGCCCGCGTTTTTTATGGAGATGGATTTACAAAGCTGGAGATTACCGGCTAATGGCGCCTTCTAAAGGCTACCGGCTTTTCTTTTAAACTCCAACAGGCAATACGTAATATGCTCAGTAAGCGATTGCTGTAACTGTAATATGTCGTTTCGTTTATAAGTGCGTATCAAATCTTTGGCCTCCAGGCCCAATTGGTATTGCAGCCGGCGCTCGTATCTTCCACACAACTGTTGAAATACATTTTCGTCTGTTTGACGGTCTAATTTCCCAGCCTGCTCTTTAAAATCGTGGTAAAGCTCTTCAAACAATCGAAACGCAGTTTTCCGGAAGCTGGTTATTATTAAAACAGGATCTTGTTCCATGTTGTTTCGTTCTGCGGTTAATAAACATAATAGCAAACTGACATCCATACCAACGCTTACCGGCACCAAAACGGACTGTGCCCTGTTGGAGATTTTAAGCCTGTTATTCAGTCCCGTATCCCGGGAAAAAAGCTGCCGAGCTAATCCCCTGGCTTTTCCTGTAATGATACCCAAAAATCCCTAAAAAAGTAGAACAGGTCATGGAAGTAATTTACAGTTCCTGAATATACCGCTTTTTTAGAGCAAACTCGTTAATATATTGCTGAGCTTTTTTAGCGTGTTTACTCTTTATACGAACAGTTCTCAAAGAGCGGCCCCAAAATTGTTAACTAATTTGGCTAAACAACCTGTTTTATAACCCGGTGCCATACAATTCATAAAAAAAATCGTCCCTATTCCTTAAATCTATTGTTTGCCTTTTATACACTTGATATAAATAACCAGGTTTTTGCGCTGCCCAGCCAGGTGCAGGGTAACATAATTACCATTTATTTCTAACACGGTATATTGTCTTTTAGAATCGAACGGAGACTGCAGTGTAACTGTGTCTCCGATTTTTACATTTTCCATTAATACATTTTTATGCCACTGTATTTTATGATGCAGGCTTATCTCCGGAAAGCTTTCACCTAAAATATGGTTAGGAGCTCTGGCACTACTGCATTGTTGATTAAATATGCTGCATAAACGACCGGCCCTTTCTTTTAGCCGGGCGGTTTGTTCGGCGCGGTATCTGCAACGAATCCGCTGCTTTAAAATCATCTCCGTGCATCAAGGGTACATCAAAAGCATGCCCCTTTATAACCGGTATGGTTTTACGGATCAGTTTTTGAATATCGCGTAAATACAATTTCTCCTCATAATCGCAAAAAGAAATGGCAATGCCTTCTGCGCCTGCTCTTCCCGTACGCCCGATACGATGTACATAGGTTTCCGGTTCATTTGGCAGCTCATAGTTGATCACATGTCCCATGTGGTCTACATCAATCCCCCTGGCTGCAATATCCGTGGCCACTAACACTTTTATTGCCCCTTTTTTAAAATTCAGTAGCGCCGTTTGCCTTGCAGACTGCGATTTGTTTCCGTGTATGGCAGCAGCTTTTATACCCGCACCAGTAAGATTTTGGGTGATCTTATCGGCTCCATGTTTTGTTCTCGCAAATACCAGCACTGTCTGAATGCGCTCATCTTTCAGTAACTGCAACAACAACGAAGGCTTAAACCGCTTTTCTGTGTAATACAACGATTGTTGTATACGGTCAACTGTTGTTGCCGGTGGCGTTACTGTTATTTTTATTGGCTGGCTTAACAGCGTACCGGCTAATTGTTGAATTTCCGTAGGCATGGTTGCAGAAAACAGGATTGTTTGTCTTTGCAAAGGTAATCTGGACAGGATCTTTCGCACATCATTCACAAAGCCCATATCCAGCATACGGTCAGCCTCATCCAGTACCAGGTATTGAATATTGCTTAAAGAAAGGCAGCCCTGGTTAAGTAAATCCAGCAAACGGCCGGGAGTTGCAATAAGAACATCAGCCTTTTGCCGCAATGCTTTCACCTGGTTATATTGAGATACGCCTCCAAAAACTGCCAGGTGTTTTAACGAAAGGTACTTTCCGTAAACACCAAAACTTTCCGCCACCTGTAGCGCCAGCTCCCGCGTAGGTACTAAAATTAAAGCCCGGCAATTATTTTGCTTTGTTGCTCCCTGCAGGTGCAACAGTTGCAACAGCGGAAGGGCAAAAGAGGCCGTTTTGCCGGTGCCGGTTTGAGCACAGGCAAGCACATCTCTGTTTTGCAAAATTACCGGGATGGATTGTTCCTGTACAGGAGTGGGTGTAGTATAGCATGTGTCGCTTAGCGCTTTTAGCAAAGGCGCAATGAGCTGTAAATTGTTAAATGACAAAATTAAGTAAATTAAAAAATGATAAAATAGGGCAAGGCTATTCACAAACAGTGCGAAGGCGATGCCTGTCTTACGTTAAGCAATCACTATATTTGAATGGAGGAAGGAAGACAAATCCAGTGTAGGATAACATACAAAGAACCGAAGGTAGTTCATTCAACCGGTATTGATCATTATATTTTCACAGCGGTGACGTTTCGTGCTTTTTCTGAAAAATAGAAATCATTCATTACCGGTGGGTTTTGGCTTTGTTTATAATCAATGTTTTATATAAACCCTGGTAGTCTATAAAAGCAAATCAAAGTCAGGTGCTTGATGAAAATTTCATCTTAAAAAAGGCCTGCATCCATCTCAGCCATTAGAGGTCAGCCAATTATCGAATACCGGCCGCAGCAAACAGGGTAATAAATACGTTGCCTTATTAACCTATTGCAAATAATCAGAACTATTACAATCCCGATAATGGCGATTCTTTAACACCGGCAGAGCCAGTAAATATTAATAATGCCGGTTTAAATAAGTATCTTACGAAAATATTTAACTACATATTTAAAATGTCTGCCTGAAACGGAGCACAATTATTATTCTCCACACAACACAATGTGCGAAATTCAAACCAGCTGCTAAAGTCTTCCATCAACGGCGAACAATAATAGAATATACGGATAAATCCGATGTGAGAGAGCTTTTCGAATCAAAGGTTACTCCAATACATCGGGCGTCTAAAAACAATAAAAATTTACGAATGAAAATTTTATCCGCCTTAACGGATCCCGTTTATACAACTAAAGCCCATTTTAGCCGTTACGAAAATTTCTGGCTCCGCTTTATGAATGACAAACGGGATCTTCCCTTTATGTATCTGCTTACTCGGATCCATATTTTCATATTGCCGGTTGCACTGCTGCTTTTTACCCCCCTGTTAAAAGGATGGGCATGGTGGCTGGTGGGGCTTATCTATTTTTACTTTTCTCAGTTTTATTTTAAGGGCCGCTTCGGGTTAATGTTCCATTGCCTGTGCCACAGGAAAATGTTCAAGCCCGGTCATCAGCAAAAAATTCATGGATACATCAGCTGGATTATTTGCCCGCTGTTTGGACATACTCCCGAAAGTTATTTCAGCCACCACATGGGAATGCATCATGTTGAAAACAATAACGAAGAAGACTCCAGCAGTACGATGCACTACCAAAGGGATAGTTTCAAAAGCTTTTTATCCTATTTTTTTAACTTTCTGTTTTTGGGAGTGATGCAAACCTTTCAGTATTTATATAGCCGCAAAAGGAAGAAATTGTACACTCGGTTAACCGTTGGAGAATGGTCATACATCATTTTTTGTATTGTGCTCTGCTTTGTCAATTTGAAGGCCACATTAATGGTATGTGTTTTTCCGTTGCTGTTTGCCCGGTTTGTAATGATGCTGGGGAACTGGGCACAACATTCGTTTATAGACGGCAGCAATCCTGAAAACATCTATACAAATTCAATTAACTGTATTAATACGCCCTATAATCACACATGCTGGAATGATGGGTACCATATCATACATCACTTGCGGCCGGGTATGCATTATACAGACATGCCGCAGGAGTTTTTAAAGCGGCAGGATGAGTTTGCACGGCAGAAAGCCATTGTATTTGATGGCATCCATTATCTTCATGTTTTTTATTATTTAATGACCCGGCAATATAATAAACTGGCCAGTAATCTGGTTAACATCAATAATACATTTGAAACCAGGGAACAGGCTATTTGCCTGATGAGGGAACGCACACAAAGGATCCCGGGTAAATCCTGATTCATGCCATTGATCTTTTCCTCAAAATGAGTCTTTTGATAACATGCCTCACAATCAGGCCCGGATAACAACTCTGTAAAGTGTGAGTGTGCGTACATGATGAAACCGGCCGGGGAGGAATTCTAGCCAGGTAAAGCGTAGCAATGAGGATATATATAAAATACATGGTAAGCCTCCGATGCAAAATGGTAGTACAGGAGGAATTGAAAAAACTGGGCATTCAGCACGGTTCTGTAGATCTTGGCGTGGTTGATCTTCAGGAAACAATTACCGAAGGCCAGCGCCATCTGCTTGGAATAAACCTGCTTAAATATGGCCTGGAATTACTGGACGACAAAAAGAGTATCCTGATTGAGAAAATAAAAAACGTTGTAACGGAAATGATCCACCATGCGGACGAATTACCTAAAGTAAACTATTCTGATTATATCAGTAAACAGTTAGGATACAGCTACACTTATCTTTCCAACACCTTTTCAGAGGTAAAGGGCATCAACTTGCAGCAATTTATCATTATGCATAAAATTGAAAAAGTAAAGGAATTGTTATTATATGATGAATTGAACCTGACAGAAATTTCTTACAGACTTAATTATAGTAGTGCAGCGCATTTATCTAACCAGTTTAAAAAGATCACAGGACTAACTCCTTCTTTTTATAAGCAATTGAAGCTAAAACGTAAGCAAAACCTCGAAAACCTGTGATATTTGTAAGTTTAATGAGCGCATGTGTAGTAATAGCGCCTCAAAAACACCTGACCTTTGTTGCGTAACAAATCCGTTACAAATTAAATAAAATGTCATGTACACAGGTAAAATCACAAACAATGAAAATTTTAAAATGATAGGAGATTGGACCAGTCAGTCAAAGACACTTAAAGAAAAATATCCACTTTTAGTGGATGCCGATCTGAAATTTGAAAAAGGAAAAGAGAATGACTTACTCACCAGGGTAGGAACCCGGCTTAACAAAAAAAGAGACGAGGTAATTAATATTCTCAGGAAAGTACAACCCAGCGCCTAACCCTTCATCTGTTTTATATACCAGTAAAGAAATCCATCTTATTGAAAACGTGGGGCAGAAAGAAATATTCTGCCTTTTTTTGTTGTTGCATTATAGCCATTAAAAAGGCGAAACGATCCATCGCCCATCGCTACAGCTATTGCATTCTATTTGACCATATGATCAAAAGGTTGTATCTTTAGCTGGTTACAGATACAGCGAAACATCCACGGGTTCCCGCTCCCCTTCTTCTTCTCATTCAAAAGCGGCTCCTTTTTATACCGTTTTCTGCATTCCTGTTTTACGCATCACAGTATTATGACGATTTTAATTTTTTTTGTAGCGTTGTGGTATCTTTCGCTATTCAGTCAGACTTTTTTTCAGCACCGGTATGCGGCGCATGGCTCCTTTACGATGAGCAGGTTCTGGGAGCGCTTCTTTTTCGTGTTTTCCTACCTAACCCAGGGATCTTCTTACATGAGTGCGCGGGCTTATGCAATCATGCACCGGATGCATCATGCTTATACAGATACGGAAAAAGACCCACACTCACCTAATTTTTCTTCCAATATGTTTAGCATGATGTGGCGTACTAAAAAAATCTATTCAGCGATCGTACACCAGCGATATCCTATAGAAAAACGATTTGAAAAGAATCTGCCCCACTGGCACGGTTTTGATCGCTGGGCAAACTCCCCGCTGTCACGTATACTTTGGGTAGTGATCTATATTTCATTTTTTTTGATTTTTGCTTCTTCGTTCTGGTGGTGGCTATTGCTACCTGTTGTTATTACGATGGGCGCTTTTCATGGAGCTTTGGTAAATTGGTTTGCACATAAATACGGATATATAAACTTCAGACTCAGAAATACATCACGCAATTTACTGGTGGTAGATGTGTTAATGCTGGGAGAATCGTATCATAACAATCATCATAAACATCCGTCTTCTGTAAATTTTGGTAACCGCTGGCACGAGGTAGATCCGGTGTACCCGGTTATCCTGTTATTAAAATGGCTACGCATTATACGCTTTGCCAAAAAAACCGGTAATGGCTTAAGGAAACGTATTTTTCTACCCGCTTTATTTACTATAATTTAAAAACAACTTTTATGTCCAAAAATCAATTTCATGCAGGCAACAAACTGAACATCCTGGGTGGGGATAAAGAAAACATATCGACGAATGTCTGTTTTACCGGAAACGCTATTGCATTGTTAAACAATTATGCAGCCACAGGTACGACGATACATTTAGACGATTGGGATGGCTATAATGAATTAAGAAGCGGATCGCTCTACTACATTGTTACCGATATTAAAAAAGTAGCTATTTCAGTTTAAATCGTTTATTCCTGGCTTTAAAGAATATTCAGCTACCAGAAGATTCTCGGAATTAATAAAGAAGCTTTATTCGTCTCAGTAAGGAATATAGTGTGCCTGGTTGCTCAAAAGAAAGCTTCCTTTATGTTTATACTAAGATATTCTTTTCTGCAGATCGTTTTCGGCTGTAGTGTCTTCCCTTTTGTACTACTTCCTTTCCGGTGCCTGCTTCAATCATCATTAAAATTTTTTATCTGCTAAACTGTTTGATATGACCAGCAAAAAGATCTCAACAGCACAGGTTCCGTTATTACGGAAAGGAGATATTATAAAAAGATTTCCTTCCAGCGGAGCTCCTGAAGAACAATTTGATGAGGAACGCAAAAAGGATACGGATGTATTTGAGATCTGTTCTATAAATTCCAAAAACGATATAATAGAACTCATAACACCAGGCAGCGCGCGTGGTATGTTTCCATCTCCAGGCGATGTCACTCATTTGTTTATAAAATCCTGCAACCTTGTGGCACAGGGCATTTGGTGGATATAGGATGCAAATGGCATCCCTACTTTAATTCTCTTAATCCCTTAAAAAGAAAAACTCACATTTGCCTAAAAAGCCTTATCTTTACAAGGATAGGCATAAATACTCCATCACTTCAAGTCAGGATCAGTTACATATCTACTACGCACCAATAGCATTTATTTTTCTCCTTCTTCTTTTTTTGCTGCCGCATTTAGCC
Proteins encoded in this region:
- a CDS encoding helix-turn-helix domain-containing protein, with the protein product MRIYIKYMVSLRCKMVVQEELKKLGIQHGSVDLGVVDLQETITEGQRHLLGINLLKYGLELLDDKKSILIEKIKNVVTEMIHHADELPKVNYSDYISKQLGYSYTYLSNTFSEVKGINLQQFIIMHKIEKVKELLLYDELNLTEISYRLNYSSAAHLSNQFKKITGLTPSFYKQLKLKRKQNLENL
- a CDS encoding acyl-CoA desaturase; protein product: MTILIFFVALWYLSLFSQTFFQHRYAAHGSFTMSRFWERFFFVFSYLTQGSSYMSARAYAIMHRMHHAYTDTEKDPHSPNFSSNMFSMMWRTKKIYSAIVHQRYPIEKRFEKNLPHWHGFDRWANSPLSRILWVVIYISFFLIFASSFWWWLLLPVVITMGAFHGALVNWFAHKYGYINFRLRNTSRNLLVVDVLMLGESYHNNHHKHPSSVNFGNRWHEVDPVYPVILLLKWLRIIRFAKKTGNGLRKRIFLPALFTII
- a CDS encoding fatty acid desaturase family protein, which translates into the protein MKILSALTDPVYTTKAHFSRYENFWLRFMNDKRDLPFMYLLTRIHIFILPVALLLFTPLLKGWAWWLVGLIYFYFSQFYFKGRFGLMFHCLCHRKMFKPGHQQKIHGYISWIICPLFGHTPESYFSHHMGMHHVENNNEEDSSSTMHYQRDSFKSFLSYFFNFLFLGVMQTFQYLYSRKRKKLYTRLTVGEWSYIIFCIVLCFVNLKATLMVCVFPLLFARFVMMLGNWAQHSFIDGSNPENIYTNSINCINTPYNHTCWNDGYHIIHHLRPGMHYTDMPQEFLKRQDEFARQKAIVFDGIHYLHVFYYLMTRQYNKLASNLVNINNTFETREQAICLMRERTQRIPGKS
- a CDS encoding DEAD/DEAH box helicase; amino-acid sequence: MSFNNLQLIAPLLKALSDTCYTTPTPVQEQSIPVILQNRDVLACAQTGTGKTASFALPLLQLLHLQGATKQNNCRALILVPTRELALQVAESFGVYGKYLSLKHLAVFGGVSQYNQVKALRQKADVLIATPGRLLDLLNQGCLSLSNIQYLVLDEADRMLDMGFVNDVRKILSRLPLQRQTILFSATMPTEIQQLAGTLLSQPIKITVTPPATTVDRIQQSLYYTEKRFKPSLLLQLLKDERIQTVLVFARTKHGADKITQNLTGAGIKAAAIHGNKSQSARQTALLNFKKGAIKVLVATDIAARGIDVDHMGHVINYELPNEPETYVHRIGRTGRAGAEGIAISFCDYEEKLYLRDIQKLIRKTIPVIKGHAFDVPLMHGDDFKAADSLQIPRRTNRPAKRKGRSFMQHI